The Besnoitia besnoiti strain Bb-Ger1 chromosome Unknown contig00014, whole genome shotgun sequence genome contains a region encoding:
- a CDS encoding uncharacterized protein (encoded by transcript BESB_025590) — translation LALSPAEAKMLSIDVSRATPPGDIARALALAAYWRSLDSCAQTPFAKEARKQNAMQGFAGQLGSAFSGLTSGGKEDDITVAAAWVVSETDARFEHAYELRYGGVAPHQAFQAKTGSECLFPGFIGAKEWRKTEVFLEQVTSQVDTLPRGVTPRKQQDTTITGGKKLRRLTGSIMDLVCAVATPKEVVSVIAHFPVWIRATVLHGLRVVFPPSRVLPAQHKIAGGTS, via the exons GTCTAGCTTTGTCTCCAGCAGAGGCAAAGATGCTTTCAATTGATGTCTCTCGAGCGACGCCTCCGGGAGATATCGCCCGCGCACTGGCTCTGGCAGCCTACTGGCGATCGCTGGATTCGTGTGCGCAGACCCCATTCGCGAAAGAAGCCAGGAAGCAGAACGCGATGCAAGGCTTTGCAGGTCAGCTCGGCTCTGCATTTTCTGGTTTGACAAGTGGCGGAAAAGAAGATGATATCACTGTTGCAGCCGCGTGGGTCGTCTCTGAAACGGATGCCCGCTTCGAGCACGCGTACGAGC TAAGGTACGGAGGTGTCGCCCCGCATCAGGCATTCCAGGCAAAGACGGGGTCGGAGTGTCTGTTCCCTGGGTTTATTGGTGCTAAGGAATGG CGCAAGACAGAGGTCTTCTTGGAACAGGTGACGTCACAGGTAGACACTCTGCCACGTGGTGTCACACCAAGGAAGCAACAGGACACCACGATAACGGGAGGGAAGAAATTGCGTCGTCTCACTGGATCGATCATGGACCTCGTGTGTGCGGTCGCGACGCCAAAGGAGGTGGTTTCGGTTATCGCGCATTTTCCGGTCTGGATTCGAGCGACGGTCCTGCACG GTCTCCGAGTCGTCTTCCCACCCTCGCGTGTGCTCCCAGCACAGCACAAAATCGCAGGTGGCACCTCTG
- a CDS encoding uncharacterized protein (encoded by transcript BESB_025580), which translates to MSPTRHGPRRRGGTAKGAGASPRGPEPRSPSPASLSPSRAAAAPIGVPSCSPYAQNDAEERIGVGSVTPAEQARCLSPASEESLSISKQAVERSQSRDSGGQAPLQGGGVRASPETASRRGATSQAFSCAHRGLHGNADTAGPPGLTPQGSRESSESSPAGGAAVPLFAVRDGRGGGAPLGTARARLLLMRHGLAPLPPGASSPSAAPSGTANSLRFLRDLQTLPGPHGLHARHLASFLQKHRRTFAPAPCAASRAAVVRDGPGDPRRYPSGHPFVHPCGPGAASARGEDSGREPMLLAASSLVDFSSSVLFRNANSVNIGAAHAASGDSRESSHCHLLRLSSDLLPSVLTPSSSVFESAAGGLDRCKQRRSPSTVLLRESLFADRDSESLCARGAGLRSQGTTARDGESYCCSEFPSDPLHRRNWSVGDGNERGRLKETRDVVGSQYSASPQCFPAVAPLGKKLSAGSPSSSPAQAQVDKGAAVCGSRRHGRVSPSSSQTSSDAEGYRGDAAGDDGAPSMRLRTPKSLSVLTSPVATVLSAADDFLRSAVAVSVSSRQVWGEASAARDVGDGGAALKEGSGHEGFSEDAQLSSLAASPFSVAGERARDSEADGGAGGGWMEARSFGREQPTASGGPSPTGGLGSEVGNFVSGPGVRGALREQLQALEMTGMRAGMGRPGTLRAASQKEGEAEVVASNSCLQRRGRSLPPVRCADWRRSRAVVAALLGSNVASWRTKHLVQHLGRFPFFAGLRDMCREIYLRSSLGCARGAEDNSGSGFCVGRRREDESKGRWGRWVERGAENVHSGPSQAARGCAASGESSPASASFSTSFSRYPCARPKGRRGRVEWVRSAAADTQRTDPALGPSAACPCPNAASTATAAERRSLLASFTSCQSSSRQAVSSAFSSRSCEERDTEVGVPAASDSGECFRLNREAQGRGGIPGANGPLTSRSSANSRDGRCMWSPPEGWEESSASSDEFVEDEMDARQDFLGICSYRRRRRFSNPDSSHAQWRPAQSLLRRKLWRFTNIPSDATLVTGPHGEKGRNPGGRRAEVGSDAWHNGLGGSADAALSLFSPQMESGGGDGYGSFRGPDDDWTPSCTDSPRDRTRERRTVDFGFGASTAVVGGEVPGRRSSPSNPGGRSAMGEDSSSSAHRFGASPYRASSSCRSREEADVWKSEGGNGKGWAWRAQGMGADAHQEASREEDGAFGGGRGGGRADFTAPSSQGSVESVERERRAESSQKRFACHQVDSSCASLSRDPYLFARTPTGISMRPSAFSTWSSSSLNHSASSVDTPESGRREGEAEGRDGAGVYQRDGDRPREERMQAGVAGNRGHTAAPSSEAAPQALSTSSSDELAASSGVKTDLSYAIHSTVRGGGEVAGGTAGSGRSLQGSLFHGPWDLGKQCVSSPAGEDRFFHAAASRSSSRDNSPDPAGASAVPHIRVLSERGSDGESQPTEGRGGSASGRVEAGQEETCASYLPEATRTGSPAASHPYDGLAAEAARQGGVAPPRRSPVSLLQGSLPAAIGGRQSGASSSWPGSSSGVRSLPAAGAGASGLSHDSGNAAGLARPSGNGEGRGELAADEACGLSSNPVVRRGGATRSSASSIETEEGWVARQLEDFSQGGSDQETLESAASFCLRRKSGASWRNPPRLRACTLQRLLAKTHRRDLDAIEAFRRRTVSSESVGSAGSVESVSSLDNHSGGGGADSGVCLSRVFSHSASPSFTLGLVSSPVHGSPPTSPAPFPLDHGHGAQAEDSSAFYRGRIQRANTVAFGPEQGEGQVGVLTMHATRVSGCLRDFPQCVLEVILSGRGRRTRRRRREQEAGSLASRHADDDSEAEQIRGGRRQGTPVSDSSEGLGSLSRETSAPRWADSRRASAPTTLPSFSPAASAPCGAARPASGGSSSPVGRFTSGAGGKRPRLCLWLGSFSIPRDDKRYRGGEDAWFTSSMCNAFGVADGVGEWEDLAGINPQSFAEDLMRGSLKHIRSTKKKHWEKQAKAQQSGTAGDAQTDAEFDVAQVAAEALAKAHKEAKSYGSSTALVGVLNEDKGVFGFANLGDSSGMVLRRLRGNTRAAGTALSIVRRVKEMQHSFNVPYQFARLPAPEDWEHLRATGLHRLVAIAEKDFRDRAEQNMLAENSAADASENENESSIGDPPSCIQSTTVRVEDGDLILLGTDGLFDNLFDYEITALSSNLRQALRTPDLAGVVHGTFTCPRQVEQDSVSERADYESEGASWTHKGRKAKNEAAAEVEEASRILMPSDVIRVEKDQHGILTCADGFTYTVAPVVDMKDRDGEQFVSVKQGALSIVASVRHEGNDQSQLGAGKDQAGGPNTDGRVEETKDTGDSTSVSEAAVLVGLTGLPHQKTDGSHGVQPAVSIGKPVVLLCMGRGARVVALPPRHIELFEGQGPGPWLRRVSIDSVWFPRDPSARKSRKIMRVIFSEPRTAESSGRRRTVAPRKAENFLRSSMSVLFKTYVLSALAMLVGHFLTYRSEIARRLLLQKFVNRGIAAERVGFRAIPFITDQDIVDYHAAQRLQNIRTSLEFARRRDAAAGAGFLMAGGGLFGLNLSAELFLFVVILYIMNKPLLWLSKWHHTRQQSKRQTKRSVAVRTFQGSLEGSVTPCNSRRIIVFLVDLKRFLGAAD; encoded by the exons ATGTCGCCCACTCGACACGGCCCACGGCGCCGTGGAGGGACGGCGAAGGGTGCTGGGGCTTCTCCGCGTGGGCCTGAACCTAGGTCACCGTCTCCTgcttctctgtcgccttctcgtgctgcagcggctccaATCGGTGTTCCCTCATGCTCGCCGTATGCGCAGAATGACGCAGAAGAGCGAATCGGGGTGGGTTCGGTGACGCCTGCTGAGCAGGCGCGCTGCTTGTCTCCGGCGTCGGAGGAATCGCTCTCTATATCGAAGCAAGCGGTGGAGCGGAGTCAGTCGAGAGACTCCGGCGGGCAGGCGCCCCTGCAGGGCGGGGGTGTGCGCGCGAGTCCTGAAACAGCTTCCAGGAGAGGGGCGACCTCGCAGGCGTTCTCTTGTGCGCATCGCGGCCTGCACGGCAACGCGGACACAGCCGGGCCTCCTGGCCTGACACCTCAAGGCTCCAGAGAGTCCAGCGAGTCCtcgcctgctggcggcgctgccgttCCCCTTTTCGCGGTCCGAGACGGCCGAGGTGGTGGGGCCCCTCTGGgaacggcgcgcgcccggctGCTGCTGATGAGGCACGGTTTGGCGCCCCTGCCCCcgggcgcgtcctcgccctccgcggcgccgtcggggACTGCGAATAGTCTTCGGTTTTTGCGGGATCTTCAGACGCTTCCGGGCCCTCACGGACTGCATGCAAGACACCTGGCCTCTTTCCTGCAGAAGCACCGTCGGaccttcgcgcccgcgccgtgcgcagcgtctcgcgccgcggtgGTGCGCGACGGGCCAGGAGACCCGCGAAGGTACCCCTCGGGTCACCCCTTCGTTCACCCGTGCGGGCCTGGCGCAGCTAGCGCACGAGGTGAAGACAGTGGAAGGGAGCCCATGCTGCTGGCGGCTTCCAGTCTCGTGGATTTTTCTTCGTCGGTCCTATTCCGGAATGCGAACTCCGTCAACatcggcgcggcgcacgcggcgtcgGGGGACTCTCGCGAGTCGTCGCACTGCCACCTCCTTCGCTTGTCGTCGGACCTTTTGCCCAGCGTTTTAACCCCGTCGTCGTCCGTTTTCGAGTCCGCTGCTGGCGGGCTAGACAGATGCAAGCAACGGAGGTCGCCGTCCACAGTGTTGCTGAGGGAGTCGCTGTTTGCCGACAGGGATTCGGAGTCTCTTTGCGCCAGAGGTGCCGGTCTGCGCAGTCAGGGGACCACTGCACGCGACGGGGAGTCTTATTGCTGCTCGGAGTTTCCTTCAGATCCTCTACACAGACGTAATTGGTCCGTGGGCGACGGAAACGAACGTGGACGCCTGAAGGAGACAAGAGACGTCGTGGGCTCGCAGtattctgcgtcgcctcaaTGTTTtcccgcggtcgcgccccTGGGTAAGAAGCTGTCTGCCGGTTCCCCGTCGTCTTCCCCTGCGCAGGCACAAGTCGATAAAGGAGCTGCAGTGTGTGGCAGCAGGAGGCATGGCAGGgtgtcgccgtcgtcttcgcagACCTCTAGCGATGCGGAGGGATATCGAGGAgatgctgcaggcgacgacggcgcgccgtccatgaggctgcggacgcccAAGTCGTTGTCTGTTCTGACTTCGCCTGTGGCGACCGTGCTCTCGGCCGCGGATGACTTTCTTCGTAGCGCCGTTGCcgtcagcgtctcctcgcgtcaGGTGTGGGGtgaggcctctgccgcgcgcgacgtcgGAGATGGCGGGGCAGCGTTAAAAGAAGGCTCAGGCCACGAGGGGTTTTCGGAAGATGCGCAGCTGTCTTcactcgccgcgtctccgttcTCTGTCGCTGGCGAACGCGCGAGGGACAGCgaagccgacggcggcgccggcggcgggtggATGGAGGCGCGAAGCTTCGGGCGAGAACAGCCGACGGCCAGCGGCGGGCCAAGCCCGACAGGGGGCCTTGGGTCGGAGGTCGGTAACTTCGTGAGTGGGCCTGGAGTGCGAGGAGCGCTACGAGAGCAGCTGCAAGCGCTGGAGATGACTGGGATGCGCGCCGGGATGGGGCGACCGGGCACGTTGCGTGCTGCCTCGCAGAAAGAAGGGGAAGCGGAGGTGGTCGCCAGCAATTCGTGTCTtcagcgaagaggcaggTCGCTGCCCCCTGTGCGCTGCGCCGACTGGCGCAGATCGCGGGCCGTTGTCGCGGCTCTGCTCGGCTCCAATGTGGCCTCGTGGCGGACGAAGCATTTGGTTCAGCACTTGGGGCGTTTTCCTTTCTTTGCGGGTTTGCGCGACATGTGCCGAGAGATCTACTTACGCTCGAGTCTGGggtgcgctcgcggcgccgaagacaACAGCGGGAGTGGATTCTGTGtggggcgaaggcgagaagatGAGAGCAAAGGGAGGTGGGGTAGATGGGtagagcgcggcgccgaaaacGTCCATTCAGGCCCGAGTCAGGCTGCAAGGGGCTGCGCTGCGTCGGGGGAGTCCTCACCGGCGTCGGCTTCGTTCTCCACGTCGTTTTCCAGATATCCTTGCGCTCGTCCGAAGGGACGACGAGGTCGCGTCGAGTGGGTCaggtctgctgctgcggacaCGCAGCGGACGGACCCAGCTCTGGGTCCGTCCGCTGCGTGTCCTTGCCCAAATGCTGCGTCAacagcgacggcagccgaacgccgctcgctgcttgCTTCTTTCACCTCCTGTCAGTCGTCTTCGCGTCAGgcagtctcttctgcgttctCCTCTCGCAGTTGCGAAGAGCGGGACACGGAGGTAGGCgtgccggcggcgagcgatTCTGGAGAATGCTTTCGGCTCAACCGCGAAGCGCAGGGACGGGGGGGCATCCCTGGCGCCAACGGGCCCTTGACGTCGCGTAGCAGCGCCAATTCGCGCGATGGTCGTTGCATGTGGAGTCCGCCCGAGGGCTGGGAAGAGAGTTCCGCGAGTAGCGACGAGTTCGTCGAAGACGAAATGGATGCAAGGCAAGACTTCTTGGGGATCTGTTCGtatcggcggaggcggcgttTCTCCAATCCGGATTCGTCTCACGCGCAGTGGAGACCTGCTCagtctcttctgcggcggaagCTGTGGCGGTTCACCAACATTCCGTCAGATGCGACGCTGGTGACTGGTCCACATGGAGAAAAAGGGAGGAATccaggagggcggcgcgcggaagtGGGGTCGGATGCGTGGCACAACGGGCTAGGCGGAAGCGCCGATGCGGCGTTATCGTTGTTTTCCCCGCAGATGGAgtccggaggcggcgacggctaCGGGAGCTTCAGGGGCCCAGATGACGATTGGACTCCCTCCTGCACCGACTCGCCCCGAGACCGCACCAGGGAAAGAAGGACAGTGGATTTTggcttcggcgcctccacagctGTCGTGGGCGGGGAGGTGCCagggaggcggagctcgccTTCGAATCCAGGCGGGCGGTCAGCGATGGGAGAGGACAGCAGCAGTTCAGCGCATCgcttcggcgcgtcgccgtaccgcgcttcgtcctcttGCCGAAGtagagaggaggcagatgTCTGGAAGAGCGAAGGAGGGAACGGAAAAGGTTGGGCGTGGAGAGCGCAGGGAATGGGGGCAGACGCCCATCAGGAGGCAAGTCGCGAGGAAGATGGCGCTTTCGGCGGTGGTCGtggaggagggagagcggaTTTCACCGCTCCGTCAAGTCAAGGCAGTGTAGAGAGTgtggagcgcgagagacgggcTGAGTCATCGCAGAAGCGGTTTGCCTGCCATCAGGTGGATTCTTCGTGTGCTTCTCTGTCGCGAGATCCTTACTTGTTTGCTCGTACCCCGACAGGGATCTCCATGCGGCCGTCGGCATTCTCTACCTGGTCGTCTTCATCCCTCAATCACTCTGCCTCGTCGGTTGACACACCCGAGAGCggcaggagagagggagaggctgaAGGCCGTGACGGGGCGGGAGTGTACCAGAGGGACGGTGATCGCCCGCGAGAAGAGCGAATGCAGGCAGGCGTGGCGGGAAATCGTGGTCACactgcggcgccttcgtcggaggctgcgccgcaAGCTCTGTCGACATCCTCGTCTGACGAGCTGGCAGCCTCGAGTGGGGTCAAGACAGACCTCAGTTACGCCATCCACAGCACTGtgaggggaggaggagaagtTGCAGGCGGTACGGCGGGATCTgggcgctctctgcagggCTCCCTTTTCCATGGCCCGTGGGATCTGGGGAAGCAGTGCGTCTCCAGTCCTGCCGGCGAGGACCGGTTTTTCCAtgccgcagcgtctcgctcgaGTAGCCGAGACAACAGCCCCGAtcctgccggcgcgtctgctgttCCCCACATCCGCGTACTGAGTGAAAGGGGATCAGATGGTGAGAGTCAGCCGAcggaggggagaggggggagtGCCTCGGGTCGGGTCGAGGCGGGTCAGGAGGAAACATGCGCCTCTTACCTTcccgaggcgacgcggacagGCTCGCCAGCGGCCTCGCACCCTTACGACGGgttggcggcggaggccgctcgACAGGGTGGTGTTGCCCCCCCCCGGCGAagccctgtctctctgttgCAAGGCTCGCTCCCTGCAGCCATTGGCGGACGCCAGTCTGGCGCCTCCAGTTCGTGGCCAGGGAGCTCCAGCGGTGTGAGAAGCCTCCCTGCTGCCGGGGCTGGGGCGTCTGGGCTCTCCCACGATAGTGGAAAtgccgcaggcctcgcgcgtcccAGTGGTAACGGAGAGGGCCGTGGTGAACTggctgcagacgaagcgtGTGGCCTCTCGAGCAACCCTGTGGtgcggagaggaggggcgacgcggagcagcgccagcagcattGAGACGGAGGAAGGATGGGTTGCGCGGCAGCTCGAAGATTTCAGTCAAGGAGGCAGCGACCAGGAGACCTTGGAGTCGGCAGCTTCTTTCTGTCTCCGGAGAAAATCCGGCGCTAGTTGGAGAAATCCTCCCCGACTCCGGGCTTGCACGCTGCAGAGACTTCTCGCCAAGACCCACAGAAG AGACCTCGACGCGATTGAGGCGTTCCGTAGGCGAACGGTGAGCTCGGAGTCTGTCGGGAGTGCGGGCTCGGTGGAATCCGTGAGCAGCCTGGACAACCACAGCGGTGGCGGAGGGGCGGACTCGGGGGTGTGTTTGTCGCGCGTGTTTTCGCAttccgcctctccgtcgttcACTCTCGGCCTCGTTTCCTCGCCCGTCCACGGCTCGCCGCCCACTTCCCCCGCGCCGTTCCCGCTGGACCACGGGcacggcgcgcaggcagaagactcctccgccttctaCCGCGGCCGTATCCAGCGAGCCAACACAGTCGCGTTCGGGCCGGAGCAGGGCGAAGGCCAGGTGGGAGTCCTGACGATGCACGCCACACGAGTCAGCGGATGCTTGCGGGACTTCCCCCAGTGCGTCTTGGAGGTCATTCTCAGCggacgcggacggcggacccgacgccgcagacgggaGCAAGAGGCCGGCTCACTGGCATCCCGCCATGCAGACGACGACTCCGAAGCTGAACAAATCAGAGGCGGCCGAAGGCAGGGCACGCCGGTGTCAGACTCTTCCGAAGGCCTCGGCTCGCTTTCGAGGGAGACCAGCGCGCCGAGATGGGCAGACAGCCGACGTGCGAGTG CTCCGACGACTTTGCCTTCCttttcgcctgcggcgtcggcgccctgtggggcggcgcggccggccAGCGGCgggtcgtcgtcgcctgtgGGGCGTTTCACGAGTGGCGCCGGTGGGAAGCGTCCGCGCCTGTGTCTCTGGTTGGGCTCGTTCTCTATCCCGAGAGATGACAAGCGGtacagaggaggcgaggacgcgtgGTTCACAAGCAGCATGTGCAACGCGTTCGGCGTTGCCGACGGCGTGGGTGAGTGGGAGGACCTCGCGGGCATCAATCCACAGTCCTTCGCGGAGGATCTGATGAGGGGCTCTCTGAAGCACATCCGCTCCACAAAGAAGAAGCACTGGGAAAAGCAGGCGAAAGCCCAACAGTCGGGAACGGCAGGAGACGCACAAACCGACGCAGAGTTCGATGTCGCACAggtcgctgcagaggcactCGCAAAGGCGCACAAAGAGGCGAAGAGCTACGGAAGCAGCACCGCGCTTGTGGGGGTTCTCAATGAAGACAAAGGCGTCTTCG GGTTTGCCAATCtcggcgacagcagcgggatggttctccgccgcctgcggggcaacacgcgagccgcaggcacAGCCCTCAGTATCGTGAGGAGGGTGAAGGAAATGCAGCATAGCTTCAACGTTCCGTATCAGTTTGCGCGCCTCCCAGCCCCAGAAGACTGGGAACATCTGCGAGCTACG GGGTTGCATCGTCTCGTGGCGATTGCCGAGAAGGACTTTCGGGATCGGGCAGAGCAGAATATGTTGGCTGAAAACAGTGCGGCGGATGCCAGCGAAAACGAAAACGAATCGTCCATAGGCGACCCACCGTCTTGTATCCAGTCAACAACAGTCCGCGTTGAAGATGGAGATCTGATTCTTCTCGGGACGGACGGACTCTTCGATAATCTCTTTGACTACGAGATCACCGCGCTCAGCAGTAA TTTGCgacaggcgctgcggacACCGGACCTGGCTGGCGTAGTGCACGGCACTTTCACATGCCCCCGACAGGTCGAACAGGACAGCGTCTCGGAGAGAGCTGACTATGAATCCGAAGGGGCATCGTGGACGCATAAAGGTCGGAAGGCGAAAaacgaggcagcggctgagGTCGAAGAAGCATCGCGGATCCTAATGCCCTCCGATGTTATACGGGTGGAGAAGGACCAGCACGGTATTCTCACGTGCGCAGATG GCTTTACATACACCGTCGCGCCGGTCGTCGACATGAAAGATAGGGACGGTGAGCAATTCGTCAGCGTCAAGCAGGGGGCCTTGTCTATCGTCGCTAGCGTCCGCCACGAAGGCAATGATCAGTCACAGCTTGGGGCGGGGAAGGACCAAGCTGGTGGCCCAAACACTGATGGACGGGTGGAAGAAACAAAAGACACAGGCGATTCGACGAGTGTTTCGGAGGCAGCTGTGCTCGTGGGCTTGACTGGCCTCCCACACCAAAAGACCGATGGAAGTCATGGTGTTCAACCGGCTGTCAGTATCGGAAAGCCAGTCGTCCTCTTGTGCATGGGACGTGGAGCGCGAGTCGTAGCGCTCCCGCCCCGGCACATCGAATTGTTTGAGG GTCAGGGCCCCGGACCTTGGCTCCGACGTGTCAGCATCGACAGCGTGTGGTTTCCGCGAGACCCGTCAGCAAGAAAAAGCAGGAAGATTATGCGAGTGATTTTTTCTGAACCAA GGACAGCGGAATCCTCcggcaggcgaaggacgGTCGCCCCTCGGAAAGCTGAAAATTTCTTACGCTCGTCCATGAGTGTCCTTTTCAAAACTTATGTTCTGTCAGCCCTGGCAATGTTGGTCGGCCACTTCCTCACATACCGGTCAGAGATAGCCCGCAGGCTTCTTCTGCAGAAGTTTGTCAACAGGGGTATCGCCGCAGAGCGTGTAGGCTTTCGAGCTATCCCTTTCATCACTGATCAGGATATCGTGGATTATCATGCTGCTCAGCGACTACAAAACATCCGAACATCACTAGAGTTTGCTagaaggagagacgcggccgccggagcAGGCTTTCTGATGGCAGGAGGCGGTCTCTTTGGGCTTAACCTCTCAGCGGAGCTCTTCCTTTTTGTTGTGATACTCTATATCATGAACAAGCCTCTGCTGTGGCTCAGCAAGTGGCACCATACAAGGCAGCAGTCGAAAAGGCAGACGAAAAGATCCGTCGCCGTGCGTACATTCCAGGGTTCTCTCGAAGGCTCAGTCACTCCATGCAATTCACGTCGTATTATTGTTTTTCTGGTGGATCTGAAACGCTTCCTTGGAGCGGCAGATTGA
- a CDS encoding uncharacterized protein (encoded by transcript BESB_025570), translating to MRLTRWAYSLYQRISPNGSTGASSDLSESTSGSASPNLEGGNYDLSRTALSQTPSEVSQKKPRPASVAPDTNRGDKKNAERMHATGRESCRIPTAIYCVGLKTALQNEIVTGSSPHDSAEGHVAGVGLPNDSYLTSAGGAPAASYLLVAATSDAGENTAAYSREQGTVYVGRQPGTGHLALRHEERIQTAVDQHALGGAGESGWVTAQSELERSGRRRQSVGNLPKEAQRVVVPRRPLRVVGNGTGSGVCVDDSAFTVAVVENMTHFGETLNVKVPSSAVDFLLSNEAAVGDLPNQFQGEGSRATVLIPLRENATKPNAVKASSTAQRRRRTMERSNLENMVAPGDLVVLLCLRKGDAIFAVSADYTKMLSAESNGPWNEDVVVEKAWGSPQHSSATGFLLHVLIRAPERRDGVKTMNRVGTYQTGTSGKDFVVGSPLYFMKLRSLQVTHAVPYGVALGDLLQGSTCRILQVDEAQRAVRAKTKRIELACLQIPKNSPISRQKLQDLPANLGRQLRKVTAGALFTCLVGTAMAARGYSVAREPYLPALPLGRATALRDHPTTATRGRFSNAYLRWKDTTRKWYRRYRGWTDFRRAVFTAAQPETKRPGGGYILGAVGGKIMAYSAAIGLAAVTGIALNAVFGWWARRFDARRAVQARERLLLARQKERSQTLSARKAESESAALIIVYCSGLETELQQHLTTGANETDHVQT from the exons ATGAGGTTAACCAGGTGGGCCTACTCGTTGTACCAGCGTATTTCTCCAAATGGAAGCACTGGCGCGAGCAGCGACCTCAGTGAGTCAACTAGTGGCTCTGCTTCTCCGAATTTGGAAGGCGGGAATTATGACTTATCGAGGACGGCGCTTTCGCAAACACCGTCGGAGGTGTCACAGAAGAAGCCCAGGCCGGCAAGTGTGGCACCCGACACGAACCGAGGGGACAAGAAGAATGCTGAGCGCATGCATGCTACTGGGCGAGAGTCGTGCCGAATCCCGACAGCGATATACTGCGTGGGGCTAAAAACAGCATTGCAAAATGAGATAGTTACGGGATCGAGTCCGCACGACTCAGCAGAAGGGCATGTGGCGGGAGTCGGTCTTCCGAACGATAGCTACCTCACATCAGCAGGAGGGGCGCCCGCAGCTTCGTATCTTCTGGTGGCAGCCACTTCCGACGCCGGAGAAAACACTGCGGCATACTCGAGAGAGCAAGGAACGGTCTACGTGGGGAGGCAACCAGGCACAGGCCACCTGGCTCTGCGTCACGAAGAGAGAATCCAGACTGCTGTGGATCAACATGCGTTGGGCGGCGCTGGTGAATCAGGTTGGGTGACTGCTCAGTCGGAGTTGGAAaggagcggcaggcgacgacagTCAGTCGGGAACCTGCCGAAGGAAGCTCAGCGTGTTGTggtgcctcgtcgtcctctgcgcgttGTAGGAAACGGGacgggcagcggcgtctgcgttgACG ATTCGGCCTTCACCGTTGCTGTTGTAGAGAACATGACACATTTTGGCGAAACACTCAATGTTAAAGTACCTTCGTCAGCGGTCGACTTCCTCCTGTCCAACGAGGCAGCGGTCGGGGATCTACCTAACCAGTTTCAAGGGGAAGGTTCCAGGGCCactgttctaattcccctCAGGGAGAATGCCACAAAACCCAATGCAGTAAAAGCTTCCTcaacggcgcagagacgacgcagaaccATGGAGCGATCCAACTTGGAAAATATGGTTGCGCCTGGAGATTTGGTTGTTTTGTTGTGCCTCCGGAAAGGAGACGCGATCtttgctgtctctgctgACTATACGAAGATGCTGTCAG CAGAAAGTAACGGCCCCTGGAACGAAGATGTGGTGGTAGAAAAGGCGTGGGGATCTCCCCAGCATTCATCCGCGACCGGCTTTCTTCTTCACGTTTTAATCAGGGCTCCAGAGCGCCGTGACGGGGTCAAAACCATGAACCGCGTCGGAACGTACCAGACAGGAACTTCCGGCAAAGATTTCGTGGTCGGATCTCCCTTGTACTTCATGAAACTCAGAAGTCTTCAGGTGACTCACGCCGTTCCCTATGGAGTGGCCTTGGGAGATCTCTTGCAGGGAAGCACATGCAGGATCTTGCAGGTGGATGAGGCCCAGAGGGCGGTGAGGGCGAAGACCAAGAGGATCGAACTCGCGTGCTTACAGATACCGA AGAACTCTCCTATCAGCCGGCAAAAGCTACAGGATCTTCCGGCAAATTTAGGGCGACAGCTAAGGAAAGTTACAGCAGGCGCCCTGTTTACGTGCCTCGTAGGTACAGCGATGGCTGCGCGTGGTTACTCTGTGGCGCGCGAACCATATTTACCGGCTCTTCCACTGGGGCGTGCCACAGCTTTGCGTGACCACCCCACGACAGCGACTCGAGGTCGCTTTTCGAACGCGTACTTGCGATGGAAAGATACCACTCGGAAGTGGTACCGGAGATATCGCGGCTGGACAGATTTTCGCAGGGCTGTATTTACAGCAGCTCAGCCTGAGACTAAGCGACCGGGCGGAGGATACATTCTGGGAGCTGTCGGAGGAAAGATCATGGCTTACTCAGCAGCCATAGGTCTTGCGGCTGTAACAGGGATCGCTCTCAATGCAGTATTTGGCTGgtgggcgcggcgcttcgacGCGCGAAGGGCAGTGCAGGCGCGAGAAAGACTACTGCTGGCCCGACAAAAGGAGCGAAGCCAGACTCTGTCGGCTCGAAAAGCGGAATCCGAGAGCGCTGCGCTAATAATCGTTTACTGTTCAGGCCTCGAGACCGAGTTGCAGCAGCATCTCACAACAGGTGCCAACGAAACCGACCATGTTCAGACATAG